A window of Ignavibacterium sp. contains these coding sequences:
- the moaC gene encoding cyclic pyranopterin monophosphate synthase MoaC — MKKLSHVNSKGKAEMVDVSEKEISTRTAEAFAEVKVSKEIINAIKNNTVQKGDVLSIAKFAGIQAAKKTSELIPLCHNIFISKIDVELKLNSKNKTVEIKSFAKTNAQTGIEMEALTAVSIAALTVYDMCKAIDKSMIISEIKLLNKTGGKSGNYFTK; from the coding sequence ATGAAAAAATTATCACATGTAAACAGCAAAGGCAAAGCAGAAATGGTTGATGTTTCTGAAAAAGAAATTTCAACCAGAACAGCGGAAGCTTTTGCTGAAGTGAAAGTATCGAAAGAAATTATTAATGCAATTAAAAACAACACAGTTCAAAAAGGGGATGTCCTTTCAATTGCAAAGTTTGCCGGAATTCAAGCTGCTAAAAAAACAAGCGAATTGATTCCGCTTTGCCACAATATTTTTATTTCCAAAATAGATGTTGAGTTGAAGCTGAACTCAAAAAATAAAACTGTCGAGATAAAATCTTTTGCAAAAACAAATGCACAAACGGGAATTGAGATGGAAGCATTGACAGCAGTATCAATTGCAGCTTTAACTGTTTATGATATGTGTAAAGCGATTGATAAATCAATGATAATCAGCGAAATTAAATTGCTGAATAAGACTGGAGGTAAAAGTGGGAATTATT
- the moaA gene encoding GTP 3',8-cyclase MoaA, with translation MKLRDNFNRIHDYVRISLIDKCNLNCIYCNPSNTLAKYESNKSILFYEELYRLIKVLVKDLEVKKIRFTGGEPLIRKDIMKFFEMISSLKQQYDFEIGITTNGTHLLDKLDGLKKYGVERLNISLDTLNKTKFIAITGKDFFDETITAIRKSISLDFKSVKVNAVIIKNINDDELIKFVEYFKSYPITLRFIEYMPFTGNQWDDSKFLSWSEMKSQIEEKYSLTEIESDGKISKDFFVNESKLKVGFISSISDHFCDSCNRLRITASGKIKNCLFSNPSEVSLKSLLADESISDDEIVRFIQSTLQSKWLKHPSADELATLNQNNMMSIGG, from the coding sequence ATGAAATTAAGAGACAACTTTAACAGAATTCACGATTACGTTCGCATTTCACTGATTGACAAATGCAATCTCAACTGCATTTACTGCAATCCATCGAACACACTTGCAAAGTATGAATCGAACAAATCAATTCTCTTTTATGAAGAATTATATCGCTTAATTAAAGTCCTTGTCAAAGATTTGGAAGTTAAGAAGATTCGTTTCACTGGCGGCGAACCGCTAATCAGAAAAGATATAATGAAATTTTTTGAAATGATTTCTTCTCTCAAACAGCAATATGATTTTGAAATTGGAATTACAACCAACGGAACTCATTTGCTTGATAAACTTGATGGGTTAAAAAAGTATGGAGTTGAGCGACTCAACATCAGTCTCGACACTTTGAACAAAACAAAATTTATTGCAATAACCGGTAAAGATTTTTTTGATGAAACAATTACTGCCATTCGAAAATCAATTTCACTTGATTTCAAATCAGTAAAGGTTAATGCTGTTATAATCAAAAACATAAACGATGATGAATTGATTAAGTTCGTAGAATATTTCAAATCATATCCAATCACACTTCGGTTTATTGAGTATATGCCATTCACTGGAAATCAATGGGATGATTCGAAATTTTTAAGCTGGAGTGAAATGAAATCTCAGATAGAAGAAAAATATTCTCTGACGGAAATTGAAAGCGATGGAAAAATCTCAAAAGATTTTTTTGTTAATGAATCCAAATTAAAAGTCGGATTTATCAGTTCAATCTCAGATCATTTCTGCGATAGTTGTAATCGTCTGCGCATTACAGCAAGCGGAAAAATTAAAAACTGTCTCTTCTCAAATCCATCTGAAGTAAGTTTAAAATCTTTATTAGCAGATGAATCAATTTCAGATGACGAAATTGTTAGGTTTATTCAAAGTACACTGCAGTCAAAATGGTTGAAACATCCGAGTGCGGATGAATTGGCAACACTAAATCAAAATAATATGATGAGTATCGGCGGATGA
- a CDS encoding chromate transporter: MIESLVNLFWAFIKVGSFSFGGAYSLIPLIEKEVVKNHQWLTHDEFLKVLGMVEIFPGAISIKFATYTGYKTAGILGVVAANLGNIFTPAILILLSTYVYSIYEKNILVTKAFNGIKYAVIGMIAAIMYQYAVKNGNHLQEFVLLAVGAALIIFFKLHPAYVVLIAAIIGIVIL, encoded by the coding sequence ATGATTGAAAGTCTGGTCAATCTTTTCTGGGCGTTCATCAAAGTTGGTTCATTCTCTTTCGGTGGAGCTTATTCATTAATTCCGTTGATTGAAAAAGAAGTTGTGAAAAATCATCAGTGGTTAACTCACGATGAATTTCTAAAAGTGCTCGGAATGGTTGAAATTTTCCCCGGAGCAATTTCAATAAAGTTTGCAACTTATACCGGTTACAAAACTGCCGGAATTCTTGGAGTTGTTGCTGCGAATCTCGGCAACATTTTTACACCGGCTATATTAATTCTGTTGAGTACTTATGTCTATTCGATCTATGAAAAAAATATTCTGGTAACGAAAGCATTCAACGGAATTAAGTACGCTGTAATCGGAATGATTGCGGCAATTATGTATCAGTATGCTGTTAAGAACGGAAATCATTTGCAGGAGTTTGTGTTACTTGCAGTCGGTGCTGCATTAATAATCTTTTTCAAACTTCATCCGGCGTATGTTGTGCTGATTGCAGCTATTATTGGGATAGTTATTTTATGA